A DNA window from Massilia putida contains the following coding sequences:
- the dusA gene encoding tRNA dihydrouridine(20/20a) synthase DusA — MKYRKRTLSTAPMMDWTDRHCRVFHRQITKHTWLYTEMVTTGALVYGDVERHLRYDDVEHPIALQLGGSDPADLAKSAKLGEQWGYDEINLNCGCPSERVQKGAFGACLMREPQLVADCVKAMRDAVSIDVTVKHRIGIDHNEEYGFVRDFIGTIADAGCRTFIVHARNAILKGLSPKENREIPPLRYEVAYQLKREFPDLEIIINGGIKTDDDIATHLQYVDGVMIGREAYHNPYVMAGWDARFYGDATPAKSREQVLEAMIPYIRAELERYGPLGLRLNSITRHMLGLMAGLPGARSFRQLLSDSRRLAEGNPDLLLEAAGRLRLAA, encoded by the coding sequence ATGAAGTACCGCAAGCGAACTTTAAGTACGGCCCCGATGATGGACTGGACGGACCGTCATTGCCGCGTGTTCCACCGCCAGATCACGAAACACACGTGGTTGTATACAGAGATGGTGACGACGGGTGCCCTGGTGTATGGCGACGTCGAGCGCCACCTGCGTTACGACGACGTCGAGCACCCGATCGCGCTGCAGCTGGGCGGCAGCGACCCGGCCGACCTCGCGAAGAGCGCGAAGCTGGGTGAACAGTGGGGCTATGACGAGATCAACCTGAACTGCGGCTGTCCGTCCGAGCGCGTGCAGAAGGGCGCGTTCGGTGCCTGTCTGATGCGGGAACCGCAACTCGTCGCCGATTGCGTGAAGGCGATGCGCGACGCCGTCAGTATCGACGTTACCGTCAAGCACCGTATCGGTATCGACCACAACGAGGAATACGGGTTCGTCCGCGATTTCATCGGCACCATCGCCGATGCAGGCTGCCGGACGTTCATCGTGCATGCACGCAATGCCATACTCAAGGGGCTGTCGCCCAAGGAAAACCGCGAGATCCCGCCGCTGCGCTACGAAGTGGCCTATCAGCTGAAACGGGAATTCCCCGACCTCGAGATCATCATCAACGGCGGCATCAAGACCGACGACGACATCGCAACCCACTTGCAGTACGTGGACGGCGTCATGATCGGGCGCGAGGCGTATCACAATCCGTACGTGATGGCCGGCTGGGATGCCCGTTTCTATGGCGACGCGACGCCGGCCAAGTCGCGCGAACAGGTGCTGGAAGCGATGATCCCGTATATCCGTGCCGAGCTCGAACGTTACGGTCCGCTGGGCCTGCGCCTGAACAGCATCACGCGCCACATGCTGGGCCTGATGGCCGGCCTGCCGGGTGCGCGAAGCTTCCGTCAACTGCTGTCCGATTCCCGCCGCCTCGCCGAAGGCAATCCCGACCTCCTCCTCGAAGCCGCCGGCCGCCTGCGCCTGGCCGCTTGA
- a CDS encoding LysR family transcriptional regulator: protein MLELRHLRYFHAVAETLSFSRAAELLHIAQPPLSRQIRQLEDMLGVELIDRESRPIALTAAGKFYYEQTYQVLSRLCEIEDGARRLARRQKVWFGIGFVPSVMCGLLPELIRQFRLAECNVETGFTELMSVEQAAALKLGRIDVGFGRLPIDDPDIECVTLLREPLFAAMPAGHPLAGHAAVDLGALAREALLVYPARPRPGYADQVLDLFARRGLRPSAVSEANEIQTALGLVAAGIGVALVPASACQGRAGSVAFRKVVDDDVVSPVIMNFRRGDDGPVLARFRALAQASIPLAADELAQRPPQPGSA from the coding sequence ATGCTGGAACTGCGCCACCTGCGCTACTTCCACGCCGTGGCGGAGACGCTCAGCTTCAGCCGTGCCGCCGAATTGCTGCACATTGCGCAACCACCGTTGAGCCGGCAGATCCGCCAGCTCGAGGACATGCTGGGCGTGGAGCTGATCGACCGCGAATCGCGGCCCATCGCCCTCACGGCCGCCGGCAAGTTTTACTACGAACAGACGTACCAGGTGCTGTCGCGCTTGTGCGAGATCGAGGACGGCGCGCGGCGCCTGGCGCGCAGGCAGAAGGTCTGGTTCGGCATCGGCTTCGTGCCGTCCGTGATGTGCGGCCTGCTGCCTGAACTGATCCGGCAGTTCCGCCTGGCCGAATGCAACGTCGAGACCGGCTTCACGGAACTCATGTCGGTGGAGCAGGCCGCGGCGCTGAAGCTCGGCCGGATCGACGTCGGGTTCGGACGGCTGCCGATCGACGATCCGGACATCGAATGCGTGACGCTGCTGCGCGAGCCCTTGTTCGCGGCGATGCCGGCCGGGCACCCGCTCGCCGGGCATGCCGCGGTGGACCTGGGCGCGCTGGCCCGCGAGGCATTGCTCGTGTATCCCGCACGGCCGCGCCCTGGCTATGCCGACCAGGTGCTCGACCTGTTCGCGCGGCGCGGCCTGCGTCCGTCCGCCGTCAGCGAGGCGAACGAGATCCAGACGGCGCTCGGCCTCGTGGCCGCCGGCATTGGTGTCGCGCTGGTCCCGGCGTCGGCCTGCCAGGGGCGGGCCGGCAGTGTCGCGTTCCGCAAGGTCGTGGACGATGATGTCGTGTCGCCCGTGATCATGAATTTCCGGCGCGGCGACGACGGCCCCGTGCTGGCCCGTTTCCGTGCGCTGGCGCAGGCGTCGATCCCGCTGGCCGCCGACGAACTGGCGCAGCGCCCGCCGCAACCCGGCAGCGCCTGA